A section of the Deltaproteobacteria bacterium genome encodes:
- a CDS encoding propanediol/glycerol family dehydratase medium subunit has product MNISEELVKEIILEVLQQMQGEKKTASTEVASPLNFKELGPARRGTDRNEVVIGLPPAFGTVMTQTIIKIPHRDVLREVMAGIEEEGLKSRLVKVNKTADVGFVAHEAAKLSGSGIGIGIISRGTTVIHQKDLPPLQNLELFSQSPLVERETFRAIGRNAAKYAKGESPAPVPVRNDPMARPKYQGLAALLHNKEVQYVKGGAPSVEMQVQL; this is encoded by the coding sequence ATGAATATTTCCGAAGAATTAGTGAAAGAAATTATTCTCGAAGTTCTGCAGCAGATGCAGGGAGAGAAGAAGACGGCGTCCACGGAAGTCGCATCTCCCTTGAACTTCAAGGAACTTGGCCCGGCCAGGCGCGGGACGGACAGAAACGAGGTGGTCATCGGTTTGCCGCCCGCATTCGGTACGGTCATGACACAAACCATTATCAAAATTCCTCATCGAGACGTACTTCGAGAGGTGATGGCGGGCATTGAAGAAGAGGGACTCAAGTCTCGTCTCGTCAAAGTGAACAAAACGGCGGACGTTGGTTTTGTAGCCCATGAAGCCGCCAAACTGAGCGGATCGGGGATCGGCATCGGGATTATTTCCCGTGGAACCACGGTCATCCACCAAAAAGATCTCCCCCCGCTCCAAAACCTCGAGCTGTTTTCTCAGTCGCCGCTCGTGGAGCGGGAGACCTTTCGCGCCATCGGACGCAATGCCGCCAAGTACGCCAAGGGAGAGAGTCCCGCTCCGGTGCCGGTGCGAAACGATCCCATGGCTCGACCCAAGTACCAGGGCCTCGCCGCCTTGCTTCACAACAAGGAGGTCCAGTACGTAAAGGGCGGCGCGCCCAGCGTCGAGATGCAGGTTCAGCTCTAG
- a CDS encoding propanediol/glycerol family dehydratase large subunit — MSKKQKRFQVLAERPVNKDGFIKEWIEVGLVAMNSPNDPKPGIKIENGKVVELDGKPRAEFDLIEAWIADHCVDTSVAEEAMALDSEKFARMLVDINVPRSEIVRLSVGMTPAKIVDTLNRMNVVELMMAMQKLRPRRTPSNQAHVTNLKDTPVLLAADAAEAAFRGFSELETTVGVGRYAPMNALSILVGSQTGRPGVITQCAVEEALELSMGMRGLTAYAETVSVYGTEQVFVDGDDTPWSKAFLASAYASRGIKMRFTSGTGSEVQMGYAEGKSMLYNEIRCVMIAKGAGVQGLQNGSISCIGVPGAVPAGIRAVLAENVATVLMDLEVASGNDQTFTHSPIRNTARMLMQFLPGTDLIVSGYSSVPNYDNMFAGSTHDCDDYDDWLVLQRDLQVDGGLRPVTEDEVIEIRNKAARAIQAVFKELVLPAITDGEVEAATYAHGSKDLPDRNVPEDLKAIESFMKRNGNGLDVVKALAKHGFEDVAQGVLTMLKQKVSGDYLHTSAIFDDRFEVLSAVNDPNDYEGPGSGYRLEGERWEILKNIPQAISPEDV, encoded by the coding sequence ATGAGTAAGAAGCAAAAACGCTTCCAAGTGCTCGCTGAACGTCCCGTTAATAAGGACGGATTCATCAAGGAATGGATCGAAGTGGGCTTGGTCGCCATGAACAGCCCCAACGATCCAAAGCCCGGAATCAAGATTGAAAACGGGAAAGTGGTGGAACTGGACGGCAAACCCCGCGCGGAGTTCGATCTCATCGAGGCGTGGATCGCCGATCATTGCGTCGATACTTCCGTGGCGGAAGAAGCCATGGCCCTCGATTCCGAAAAATTCGCTCGGATGCTGGTGGACATCAATGTGCCCCGATCGGAGATCGTACGTTTGTCCGTGGGCATGACCCCGGCCAAGATCGTCGACACTCTGAACCGGATGAACGTCGTCGAACTCATGATGGCCATGCAGAAGCTCCGACCGCGCAGAACCCCGTCCAACCAGGCCCACGTAACCAACCTCAAGGATACGCCCGTGCTTCTGGCTGCGGATGCGGCGGAGGCGGCGTTCCGGGGATTCAGCGAACTGGAAACTACTGTTGGTGTTGGAAGATACGCGCCGATGAACGCCCTGTCCATTCTGGTGGGCTCCCAAACGGGCCGCCCGGGGGTGATCACCCAGTGCGCCGTTGAAGAAGCGCTCGAACTCTCCATGGGCATGCGGGGATTGACCGCCTATGCGGAAACGGTGTCGGTCTACGGTACGGAGCAGGTTTTCGTCGACGGGGACGACACACCCTGGTCTAAGGCTTTTCTGGCGTCCGCTTATGCTTCCCGCGGGATCAAGATGCGATTTACCTCGGGAACGGGTTCCGAGGTGCAGATGGGCTACGCGGAAGGCAAGTCCATGCTGTACAACGAAATCCGTTGCGTGATGATCGCCAAGGGAGCGGGAGTACAGGGACTGCAGAACGGCTCCATCAGTTGTATCGGCGTTCCCGGAGCGGTTCCTGCGGGTATTCGCGCCGTGCTGGCGGAAAACGTGGCCACGGTGTTGATGGATCTGGAGGTGGCCTCGGGTAATGACCAGACCTTCACCCATTCCCCCATTCGCAACACCGCTCGTATGCTGATGCAGTTTCTGCCTGGAACCGACCTCATCGTTTCGGGCTACAGCAGTGTGCCGAACTACGACAACATGTTCGCCGGATCCACCCACGACTGCGACGACTACGACGACTGGCTGGTCTTGCAGCGGGATCTTCAGGTAGACGGCGGATTGCGACCGGTAACGGAGGATGAAGTCATCGAAATCCGTAACAAGGCGGCTAGGGCCATCCAGGCCGTGTTCAAGGAACTCGTCTTGCCGGCCATCACGGACGGAGAAGTCGAAGCAGCCACGTATGCGCACGGAAGCAAGGACCTGCCGGATCGTAACGTTCCGGAGGACTTGAAGGCCATCGAGAGTTTCATGAAGCGCAACGGAAACGGGCTGGATGTTGTGAAGGCTCTGGCAAAACACGGATTCGAAGATGTGGCCCAGGGCGTTCTTACCATGCTGAAGCAGAAAGTTTCGGGCGACTATCTCCATACCTCGGCCATCTTTGATGATCGTTTCGAGGTGTTGAGCGCGGTCAACGACCCCAACGACTATGAGGGCCCCGGCTCCGGGTATCGACTCGAAGGCGAGAGGTGGGAAATACTGAAAAATATCCCACAGGCCATCAGTCCCGAAGATGTCTAG
- the pduB gene encoding propanediol utilization microcompartment protein PduB, with amino-acid sequence MQDELINRVMAEVMKRVGSAPAKEAAKKEVAKANPGPSAQDLIQVTEYVGVGLGETLGIVIANLDPIIHANMGIDPKYRSIGVIGGRVGAGPQIMAADDGVKATNTEIVAVEMPRDTKGGAGHGNLIIFGAEDVSDARRAVEVTLEVLPKYFGDVYANDQGHLELQYTARASRCLNHVFKTPEGKAFGLILGAPAVIGVLMIDTAVKAADVEVVGYASPAKGTSLTNEVMIWVSGDSGAVRQAVMSGREVGVKLLGAWGQEPKSVTTPYI; translated from the coding sequence ATGCAAGATGAATTGATCAACAGAGTCATGGCCGAAGTTATGAAGCGGGTTGGTTCCGCTCCCGCCAAGGAGGCCGCAAAAAAGGAAGTCGCGAAGGCCAATCCAGGCCCATCGGCGCAAGATCTCATTCAAGTGACCGAGTACGTGGGCGTAGGCCTGGGCGAAACTTTGGGGATCGTGATCGCCAACCTGGACCCCATTATTCACGCAAACATGGGTATTGATCCCAAGTACCGATCCATCGGCGTCATCGGCGGCCGCGTGGGAGCCGGACCGCAAATCATGGCGGCGGACGATGGCGTCAAAGCAACGAACACGGAGATCGTGGCTGTCGAGATGCCCAGGGATACCAAGGGCGGCGCAGGCCACGGTAACTTGATCATCTTCGGAGCCGAAGACGTGTCGGACGCCCGGCGCGCGGTCGAGGTGACCCTCGAGGTCTTACCTAAATACTTCGGCGACGTCTACGCCAACGATCAGGGCCACCTCGAGCTGCAGTACACGGCCCGAGCCAGCAGATGTCTGAATCACGTGTTCAAGACTCCGGAGGGCAAGGCTTTTGGTCTGATCCTCGGGGCGCCTGCCGTGATCGGCGTGCTGATGATCGATACGGCCGTCAAAGCGGCGGACGTGGAGGTGGTCGGCTATGCATCTCCGGCAAAAGGAACCAGTTTGACGAACGAGGTGATGATCTGGGTCTCGGGCGACTCGGGAGCCGTGAGACAGGCTGTAATGTCCGGTCGCGAGGTCGGAGTGAAACTATTGGGCGCCTGGGGCCAAGAACCCAAATCCGTGACCACGCCCTACATTTAG
- the eutM gene encoding ethanolamine utilization microcompartment protein EutM, which yields MIKEALGMIETRGLVANIEAADAMVKAANVILVGQERIGAGLVTAMVRGDVGAVKAATDAGAAAAAKVGEVVSVHVIPRPHQDVEQILPQPQPTKP from the coding sequence ATGATTAAGGAAGCACTCGGAATGATCGAAACTAGAGGCCTTGTCGCCAACATCGAGGCTGCGGACGCCATGGTAAAAGCGGCCAACGTGATTCTTGTGGGTCAGGAAAGGATAGGCGCCGGCCTCGTTACCGCCATGGTGCGAGGAGACGTTGGCGCCGTCAAGGCAGCCACGGACGCCGGAGCCGCCGCAGCCGCAAAGGTCGGCGAGGTCGTCTCCGTGCACGTGATCCCCAGACCGCATCAGGATGTGGAGCAGATCCTACCCCAGCCCCAGCCCACAAAACCGTAA